ATAACCAATACAAAACCGGATGATAATAAAAATCCGATAAAAATTGATCCTGTTAGTTCAACTATTGCTGGTGTATAATAACCAAAAGCACTTCTCATAATCTCTTCAAAAAATACAAACCCAACAATCATCAAGATTAATGAAAATATTCCGATTAATATATGTCCCCAAAACTTTGAAAACCCTGTTTTGTTTTTTGATACTTCTTCATATGTCCAGTCCTTATCTTCTTCAGTATTTTCATAATTTATTTTTTGACCACAATTAGCGCAAAAATTAGCTTCATTTTCCAGTTTTTCACCACAATTACTGCAATAATTATTATTTGACAATTGTCTCACTCCTATTTCGTTTATTTAATATTAAATTCTTTATAACTAAGAAAAGCTCTCACCTTTTTTCAAAGATGAGAGCCTATTTTATATATAAAATATATTTAAACTTCTATTTCTTCTCCTAATTCTAAGACCTGACTATTACAACTAATCTGTTCAAACTTACTGGAAAGTCCTTTAGCCTGGAGAAGTTCCTGTCTTTCGTCTGGATCATAGTGATAGGGTATAGCAAGTTCAGGATCTAATTTAATACAACTTTCAATATATTTTGCAAAATGATCATTAAAACAGGCAGAAAATAATATTTTGATTTCTTCACCTGGATCAGGGAATATAGAGGCATCAGCTGTATGATATAAACCATTGTAAAAATAGGCTACTGATTCATCAGAATTATAACAATCAATATCAATAACTTTTATATCATCTTCTATCTCCTGACCGGCTTCAACCACCTCACCATCAATGTCAAAATTATCATAAACTGATTGAGGTGCATATACTTTTGTTTCAGAATTGCTTATTTCTGCTAATTGTTCAGGGTTAATGTGATCATCATGTTCATGAGTAATTAAAATAATATCTGCTTCAATCTCTGGTTCAACTTTAAAACTAGGATCAATAATTATTTTTTTCTCCCCATCAATTTCTAAGGCCGAATTACCAAGCCAACGAATTTTAATAATAATCATTCCTTTCATTTATTTTCTGTTATCTCTTTGTCTATTATTTTAGCACATATACACCAA
This DNA window, taken from Halanaerobiales bacterium, encodes the following:
- a CDS encoding MBL fold metallo-hydrolase; translated protein: MKGMIIIKIRWLGNSALEIDGEKKIIIDPSFKVEPEIEADIILITHEHDDHINPEQLAEISNSETKVYAPQSVYDNFDIDGEVVEAGQEIEDDIKVIDIDCYNSDESVAYFYNGLYHTADASIFPDPGEEIKILFSACFNDHFAKYIESCIKLDPELAIPYHYDPDERQELLQAKGLSSKFEQISCNSQVLELGEEIEV